Within Dermacentor albipictus isolate Rhodes 1998 colony chromosome 3, USDA_Dalb.pri_finalv2, whole genome shotgun sequence, the genomic segment CTGGAGTGTTCAAGCAACACTGTGCAGCGCCGCCATTGTGCATGAAAACATTACAAAAAAAACCGCAGTGCACATGCGGATGCGATAGGGGTAGGCAAGTTGATTTTTGTTCTGTGGCCTTATCTTAACGTGAACAATCGTCTGCGCTGCATTTTGTGTTCCCCGTTTGTGCAATCGCTCTCAACGATGTCGCACCATTCAGGGAAGGTAATTTTCCCCATCACTGGATGGAAGAACGACCTGGCCGTGTTACCTCCGCTGTCAGATCGGAGCGTACACGAATTTTATGCAGGACGATCGGGTACGAAACGAAGCTACGATCGAAGCTACAACTTTCACGTGGAATCATACGTCAACGTATGTGCGCTGAAGACCAATGTCACCCAAAACAGGTAAATATTTGTGCAACTCTATCGCATGTAAACGGGCGATAGTCGCAACCGTTGACTCTCAGTGATAAAAGTGCTttgctgttgtgtgaatgttAAGAAATCCTCATGACTTTATTTATGCTTAGGTTTAAGAAAACAAATTATAGATCAGTTGGTGCAATAGTTTATTCTCTTGTCTGAAGTCATGGATGGAGGAGCTTAGCACTCTTTATTTATTTCCAGCTCCGGGCTCATCTTCTTGAAGGCACCATGCTACCGAAGCAAAAAGAAGAACGCGCCCCCGTATTCCGTGATGGTAGCATTGGACGCGACACGCATCATCgatggaagctgtgactgcccggCAGGAAAGCTCGCCTGCAACCACATGATCGCTGTTTTGAGGACTGCCATGCTCCTACAGTCAAAGGGTTTCTCAGAGGCGCCGGACCAGCTCTCGTGCACGGATTTGCCTCAGCAATGGAGGATTCCCCGCAGAAGCGCGATCAGAGGATGCCCGCTTCAATCCGTGGACTGGCGCAAAGCGAAAGAAGGCGGGACTAGCGCGCCAAAGTTTGCCTTGCCGAAGGAGCGCCGTGTACGCCGTAGAAATCGGCAGGAGCAAGAAGAGGCGAAGCAAAAGTTTGCTCAAGAACTGCTTTCGTTTGACCCAGATAATGACTTCGCGAAAGCGCTCCTGCTGACCGACGAAGGCGACACCGTGCAGTCCAGGTTTGGGCTGGTGTCCTCATTGGCGCCACAGAGCTACCAGCAGTCCCTGCTGCCACACGGTTTCACTGTGCTTCTTTCTGGGTTAGAACCAGCAAACGAAGAAAATCCTTGTGAAAGCATCCCGACTGTCACTTTCTTCGAAAGCGGCACAGCCTGGAATCCTCCAGCACACCTTGAGTCAAACAGTGTTATGCAGGTCAGAGGCTGGTCAATGTTTCTTGCAAGGAATTATTATGAACCTCTCGATTGTTGTGTTGGTGCCAAATCCTTGTGCGAATTACGTTTAGCCATGGTTTCGATGCTATAGGCAGAGTCATCACGTTCAATATTTTAATTGCCTTGGACCCGCGTTTGGTAGCAAATAGATGCGCACTTTCATATAGTTTCCTGTCACTAGGTTGTATCGGACAGATGTAATATTTTGTATTTTTAGCAACCCCACAAATATTAAGACGTACATCTCTTTATCCGTTAGACCAATGTGTGCACTGAGCGTGAGGAGCGTGGGAAACATGCAATGTTTTTAATTTTCATATCTGTCTGACATTTATTTCCTGCATCAGGAGATATGTGTgacaccgttggcagctgaaGCACTTGAAAAGGACAGCCGCCAGCAGGCAAAAAGCGCAACATGGCAGCAGGAACGCCGGCTTCGTGTCACATCCTCCAAGTTTGGTGCGGTCCTGAATAGGAAGGAGTGGACTATTAAGGGCCTGCAGAATCTCACAGCTGCAAGAGACCTTTCTAGAGTTACTGCAGTCAAGTTAGTATTTTCTTTTTATCCTTGTAAACACATGAACAAATTATATATGCCACAGAGTGGCATTAGTGTATCCAAAAATTGTGCTATACATTGTAGCTTAACTAACATTGCACGAAGTTTATTTCTGTTACATTTTTCCAGTTACGGCATCAAGATGGAGTCGCTAGCTGCTCAACGCTACGAGGATGCTCTACGCCGTCTGGGCCATGCTCCTACAGTTAGCACCTGTGGATTGCTGGTTAACCCAGCTTTTCCTTGGTTGGGTGCGTCGCCCGACAGGATTGCGTACGACCCCACAGAACAATCCTATGGTGTAGTGGAGATAAAGTGTCCCTACTCTTTACGTGACCACAAGGCGTCTGCCCTTGTAAACACTGATTTCTGTAGCATAATCAGGGATGGTGTACCAGAGCTGAAGAGGGACCACCAGTATTACCATCAACTGCTTGGGCAGATGGGTGTATCGCAGTTGCGCTGGGGTGACTTTGTGGTCTATGGAGGAGATTTTATTTTGATTGAAAGAATAAGATTTAATGAAAATGAATGGAGAAGTGCCAGAGAGGTGCTCGACAACTTTTACTTTGACACACTGCTGCCATACCTGTTGAGCACTGTAATCTGATGTGATACAGAAAACAATGCAAAAATGGCATGTCGAAAAGACAAGTAAGGCTGCAAACATTTTATTGCACACAAGAGGAGGGCAGCACCACGAGGCAGTGAGGATTGACATATGACTAGCAAATGAGTGTCTTTAAGGAACACTATGGATTCGATCAGTTTGTGTCTTCTTTTAGAAGTGATGGCTGGAAGTTTGTAAGGAAGGCACacacggcccacatctgattcgCTAAGGGTACAAGGGAGATTGGAATCGACCGGTCAAAAATGTGATATCCCTTGATTTTCTTGATCTTCCTCTCCACATGTATCCTGATAGCTGCAATTTCTTGAGTCTCCTCCACTTCGGCGGGAGTAAATTGCCCATGCATGAGGAAGGGTGGAATGTTCAGCATAACTTTCTTGCTTTGTAGCAGGTCTTTTATTTTAAATCCCTTGTCAGCCATGACTGAGTCACCTGTGTCAAACTTCAGGTCTAAAAATCCACTCTTCTCCACACACTCTCTGTCAGACGTACACCCAGTAAATAGTTCGGAAACAAAAGTCAGTACTCCATGAGGGGATATGCCTACGAGTGCTTTGAACGTATGGGTAGACTTGTACGAGGAATAGACTTGTGATTGCGTGACGAAAGATGTTGGCACATCACATCTAATCTCAGTGGCATCCAAGATGACACGCGTTGATGGATATTTTTCCTTGAAAGCAGATGGCATGGCAGCATCAATAGCTTGTCGTGATATCCATGTTGTCATTTCTGTTACCTGCAAATAAATATAGTCAAGCACTGCGGAAAAAATTCTTGACACTGTGCTGATGGATACGTTGAACAAGTGGCCGATGTGTCTGTGAAATAAGCCAACTCGAAGTTTAACAAGCACAAGAAAGAGCTGGTTCTCCATACCAACCTTGTGTCGCCGACCACTATACTCAACATTTCGTAGCCCGCTCCTCGTACGCTTGCGTGCAATGTTTTCTCCATTTTCCCCAAAATCAAGGAGATTCATGAGAGCACAGAAGTGCTTATAGCTGGGCAGTCCAGTGTAAAACTCAATGTCATCATTGTTGTCCTTGAATCTTTGAATTCCAAATGGAGGCAATTCTTCCAGCTTCTCAATATTTTTCTGTGCAGTGACAAGCTCTGTGCGAAGCAGCTTTAATTCATTATTTTGTGCCTTTATTTGCAGCTTCAGGCGCTGATTTTCTGCTTCGGTTGCTTTGCTTGCAGCGAGTTTATTTTCTAAGTCAGCAATAGTTTTTCTTAAAGAGCTTACTTGCAGCTTCAGGTGATGATTTTCAGCTTCTGTATCTGCTCCGCTTGCTTTGCTTGCAGCCAGCTCCTGCTCTAGGGCAGAAATATTTTCTCTGCATGCACAAATACTTCCAGAGGC encodes:
- the LOC139057145 gene encoding uncharacterized protein yields the protein MPVNCCVPLCTQFGGFDKSGQKVSYHRFPRDQDIYKKWIAAIRRDEGPLFTVSKATRVCSLHFLKSDFVANVANGYRHLHQSAVPSIFLFKQPKPSRKPPAQRAPLQKVALSKRKCNGNIQGIFTTGQKVDTCIDNRADDKENSADGCNKNTFSEGTDVFNVEDTGSTLLPDKPQQSPEEPASGSICACRENISALEQELAASKASGADTEAENHHLKLQVSSLRKTIADLENKLAASKATEAENQRLKLQIKAQNNELKLLRTELVTAQKNIEKLEELPPFGIQRFKDNNDDIEFYTGLPSYKHFCALMNLLDFGENGENIARKRTRSGLRNVEYSGRRHKVGMENQLFLVLVKLRVGLFHRHIGHLFNVSISTVSRIFSAVLDYIYLQVTEMTTWISRQAIDAAMPSAFKEKYPSTRVILDATEIRCDVPTSFVTQSQVYSSYKSTHTFKALVGISPHGVLTFVSELFTGCTSDRECVEKSGFLDLKFDTGDSVMADKGFKIKDLLQSKKVMLNIPPFLMHGQFTPAEVEETQEIAAIRIHVERKIKKIKGYHIFDRSIPISLVPLANQMWAVCAFLTNFQPSLLKEDTN
- the LOC139057146 gene encoding uncharacterized protein isoform X1; the protein is MSHHSGKVIFPITGWKNDLAVLPPLSDRSVHEFYAGRSGTKRSYDRSYNFHVESYVNVCALKTNVTQNSSGLIFLKAPCYRSKKKNAPPYSVMVALDATRIIDGSCDCPAGKLACNHMIAVLRTAMLLQSKGFSEAPDQLSCTDLPQQWRIPRRSAIRGCPLQSVDWRKAKEGGTSAPKFALPKERRVRRRNRQEQEEAKQKFAQELLSFDPDNDFAKALLLTDEGDTVQSRFGLVSSLAPQSYQQSLLPHGFTVLLSGLEPANEENPCESIPTVTFFESGTAWNPPAHLESNSVMQEICVTPLAAEALEKDSRQQAKSATWQQERRLRVTSSKFGAVLNRKEWTIKGLQNLTAARDLSRVTAVNYGIKMESLAAQRYEDALRRLGHAPTVSTCGLLVNPAFPWLGASPDRIAYDPTEQSYGVVEIKCPYSLRDHKASALVNTDFCSIIRDGVPELKRDHQYYHQLLGQMGVSQLRWGDFVVYGGDFILIERIRFNENEWRSAREVLDNFYFDTLLPYLLSTVI
- the LOC139057146 gene encoding uncharacterized protein isoform X2; translation: MVALDATRIIDGSCDCPAGKLACNHMIAVLRTAMLLQSKGFSEAPDQLSCTDLPQQWRIPRRSAIRGCPLQSVDWRKAKEGGTSAPKFALPKERRVRRRNRQEQEEAKQKFAQELLSFDPDNDFAKALLLTDEGDTVQSRFGLVSSLAPQSYQQSLLPHGFTVLLSGLEPANEENPCESIPTVTFFESGTAWNPPAHLESNSVMQEICVTPLAAEALEKDSRQQAKSATWQQERRLRVTSSKFGAVLNRKEWTIKGLQNLTAARDLSRVTAVNYGIKMESLAAQRYEDALRRLGHAPTVSTCGLLVNPAFPWLGASPDRIAYDPTEQSYGVVEIKCPYSLRDHKASALVNTDFCSIIRDGVPELKRDHQYYHQLLGQMGVSQLRWGDFVVYGGDFILIERIRFNENEWRSAREVLDNFYFDTLLPYLLSTVI